One Thermoproteales archaeon genomic window, AAAACCTAGCCTTTCTGAAAGCCAGAATTTGGATCCTTCAGCATCTACTAATATTTTTGCGTAAACTTTCTCCTTCTTTGTTTTTACTATCCAGCGATCCCTTCGTAAAACAGCGTCTTCTACCTTCATACTCAATTTTATTGCATGATACAGGCTTTCGGCTATTTCCTCGTCAAATATTGACCTATCCACTACCACTGCTTCGCTACTAGCTTTTTCCACTCTAAGCTCTTGACCTTGAGGAGAATAAAAAAGTGCTCCTCTAACCTTGTTCTGAACCGACTTTTGCGGGGAAAAACCTATCCTGTTTAATCCCTTTAGGCTCAGCAATCCCGCACAATGCAAGGGTTTTCCTATTACCTTATGTTCTTCTAAAACTATAATATCCTGATCTTTTAATTCTCTAGCTAGGAATAGTCCTGCTGGACCGCCACCTATTATAGCTACGTTATACTCTCCTGCGCTCAAGGATTATCTTAACCTCCCTAACTATCTCTTTTTGTTCAGCATCTATCAATAATTTTCCTATAGGCTTTTCAAGCACTTTTTTTATGACAACGTTTAGTAATGCAAGGTTAGATTTACTTAGGTGGGCCTTTTTAATAGACTCAAGTTCGGTTATAGCATTCTCTCCCCGTTTCAGAATACAGCGTTTACTGTCAAATACCCACTTTTTTGAAAGTAATGATATTAAGATTTTAGCCCTATTCCTGCCTTTCTCACTTAATATGTATTTATAACTTGTTTCCCCACCATTGTAAGTGTACGACTTTTCGATATACCCGGTATCAATCAGTTTCTTGAAAGCTTTTTCAATTTCTGGGCTGAAAACTCCCATAAAGGTTGGTTTAAAGGCGACATTTATTAATGGATAGAGAAAGAGCATTGTATGTAGCTTCTGCCTACTATCAACTCCTTTATAATTATCTAATGCTAAAAAGATCACAATCCAGTCCTCTATAGAAAGTTCGATAAAGTTAATTCCCATACCTTTTAAAATTTTAGTTTTCCAATATTCAAATACAGCATGATTCATACGGTTCACTCGCGAGAAATTTCTATTTCACCACCTTTCTTTAAGAACTTGATGGAAACGGCAATTGTCAAAACCAGAAAGATGAATATAACTAGAATATTCGCATTAACAGCGTAGTCGAAGATCGTGAAAATTACGTCGTTCTCTATCGTTATTAGATCTGGTTGTTCCTTAGAGAGGACTATCTCTTTTTCGCATCTATAGTTTATACCTATATTGTATTTTATAACATATTTGCCTAATGGAACAAAAGAAAAAACTGCTCTACCCTTCTCATCTGTCAAGACCGTTTTGCTCCATCCGTCGCCCTGCAACTCGAGAGTAACTTCTACATTAGGAATCGGATTTCCTAAGCTGTTCAATAATTTAATTATTAGTGTTTTCGCTTCAACTACAATTTTAGCTTCTGTTTGAGAAGAAAAATCCAGTATTCCATCGTAGACTTCTCTGTTTTCATAAAAAACTTTTATATTGTATTTTTTTAGCGGTAATTGGCTAAAAAATGCTAGTCCATCCTTATTGGTTACTTGTTGATACTTCTTTGAGTCCTCAAGGACTACGATAGCATCTTTTATCGCTTGCATGTTAAGATCCTTAACATGTATTTTCAAATCGGCTACCTTGCAAGCTATTCGTAACTCGTTTACATCTGTTGGATTAAACATTTCTCTTCCGACTTCAAAATCATCTACTATTACTCTGGCTAAATAATCTCCCTCAGGAAGAAAACCTAAACTTATCTCCCCGGTTTCTATAGGATATTCTACTTTTTCAGCTGTTGAAAGCGAGTAAATGATTAATGTCCCACTTTTTAGCGGTTTGTTTTCGATATCAGTAACATAGACTGTTACAAGAGATAGTGGTAATTCTAGCATCATGTAATCATGAAAAGAGAATATTCTAAAGTCTTTAACCTTGTTATTTTCAAAGTAAATGGTTACTGTCACAGGCGTATTTAGGGATGGTTTAAGTGATAATATCGAGCCTGTTATTTCGTATTCTCTTACTTTTTCACCAGCTTTCACCAACCCTTTTAGAGATGAAGGACAGCTTGTTTTGCAGCTGAAAAGCATTTTTACTTTTTTTAGCTCGTATTTTACTACAACATTCTCTTTATTTATTATTTTATAGACTAGTTGGGTATTCGATGATAGGTTATATGGCAGAGTTGCATCCGATACTCCAATTACGCCAATAAGCTGGAAATATTCAGGTTTAAAAACTAGCAAGTAGTAAGTGCCGTTAATCCCGTCAAGATCGTCTATCTCCGTGTACTCTATATAGTTACCATATACTTGAGGAAAGATTTCATATACGTATATAGGCTTGCAAGCTAGCGATATGATACCACCCCTAACGATAAAGCTGTTATCTTGCACGTAGTAAATTAACTCCTTACCTTTACTAGTTCCCAGCGGTGTTTCATATTCTACTATTCTTTCAGAAATTAGAGAGTAAAAGGAATCCGTAACTATCTCTGGTTCAACTCCATTAAGCGTAGTTAATACGTAAGCAAACACTGCGTATGGTTGCCATTTATCCTGGCTTTTAACCATTACTTTGTTGCCTTCAATTTTAGTGTAATTGTCAGGGATGAACAACACATATGCGGATGGAATGGAGATGTAGTTTTCAAATATTATCTCGTAATCACCATAGCCAATATCTTCTACAAATAAGGTTACCTCGTATATCCCTGCTTTTAAAAGAGTAGAATTATGCGGTAAAATTTTCCCATTAAAAAGTATATCTTTAATTCTCAAACCTAATCTAGGATCTAGCACAACTTCAGCTACTCGATAATTAGTATTTTTTATTGAAAGCAACGCCCTATTACCAGAAATTTTCACATAGCTAGTTTCCATATTATTAAGTCTATCCAGCAGGTGTACCTCTGCGTATAGCACATCTTCAGTTTGAGCATTATATGAAATAGGCAATAACATCGTTGAAAACAGCAGCGTTAAAGCTATAATGAAAACCTTTGTCCGCATATATCTCCCTATTATGGTATGATACTCATCTTTCAGTATTAATTTTAATCGCTTATCTTTTCATCTTTATAACCTAAAATCTTTTTAATGTGAGAAGCTTTTTTTGTATGGTGGTATATTTGAGCTGGGAAAGGAAGTATCCAAGCTTCTTTACGATATTTTTGATGATATTACCGCTTGTATTTATCGCTATTACTTTCACGCTAACAGATTACTTCAGTGTAAACCCTACAACGTATCCTCCGCCCTTCAACTCCATCGTACCATTAATTCTACTCATAATCGGTATCATATCTGCTGCAGTTAGCTATACCACTGCGAGAGATGAAGAACCCGAGTGGGGCTCTCAGCTACCTTTCAAAATTGTAGAAGGAGTTGATATAGCTTCTGTTATTTTAAGTGTGATGTTTATTGTACTCATAGTAACGATGTATTTTATGAAGTAATTTCTTCTCGCAGTTTCGCGATTTCACTTTCTTTTTCGGAAAGTTCCTCTTTCAAGCGAACATTCTCTTCTTCAAGAATCTTGATTTTCTTTTTCAACTCTTCACATTCCTTTAATTTTTCACTTAAGCTTAGTTCTCTCGATTCTAGCTCTATCTTTTTAGCCTCGATTCTTTCACGAAGTTCTATTAAAGCCGTTTCCTTTGATGCTAATAAACGCTGATAACCTACAAGCTCTCTTTCCTTTTCGAGCAACCTTCTTTCCCAGTCCATTAAACGTTTTTGTTCCTCAAGTAGTTTCGCTCTGAAGGGTTCAAGCTCTTCCTTGATCATACGCTCTTTCTCCGAAATCTCTTCCTCTAATTCTTTCAATTTTTTGCTTTTTTCCTCATACTCCGCCTGAAGTCTTTCTAATTCCAGCTTTAACTTATTGAGAGCCGCTTCCCGCTCGTTTAACTTTCGTTCCCTGACATTCATTTCAGATGTTCTTGTGAGTAACTCTTTTTCGCGCTCTTTTAACTCTTTATCTCTGGCATTTAATTCTTCTTCTAACTTTGCTAGTTTTGCTTCTTTTTCTGCTAGAATTTTTTCTCTTTGTTCAACCTCTAATCTCTGCGTGCTTAAAGTTTCGGCTTCCCGTTGCATTTTAGATCTTAAATCTTCAAGCTCTACTTTCAACCTATTCAATTCCTCTTCCTTTTCCATAATTTCTTTTGCCTTCTCTTCCAACCTCCTCAATTCCTCTATCCTATCGTTGAGAAGCAATAGCCTTTCATTTATTTCATGACTAAGATTTATCAGATCTTCTTCTTTCTTGGCTAAATCCTGCTCTCTCGCTTTCAATTCTTCTTCTTTTGCTAAAATTTCCTGTTTCAATCTCTCCAATCTTTCCTCTTCTTCCTCCTTAAACTTTTCAAATTCACTTCTTTCCTGTTCTATATTCTCCATCTTCTCGGCGATTTCCTCCTCTATAGCCTTTTTTTGACTTTCAAGCTCTTCTATTACAGCTCTAAGGTTGTCTATTTGCTGTTTAAATAGTTCAATCTCACCTTGTTTTGTCTCGTATTCAGCCCTTATTTTCGCATACTCCTCAACATTAACTCTTAAACTATCCAAGTATTCTTCAAACACGTTCTTTAAGTCACTAATATCTCTTAGCATCGCTTCTACTGTTCCAATACCCTCCTGTATTTTTGACACAGCCTCCATTAACTTATCGGAATACTCAGGAAATTGTTCTAATTTAGCCGCTGTTTCGCTCAGCTTTTCTTCAAGCAGGGAAAGCTCTTTAAATTTCTCATCAACAAGAGTTAGCATTTTATTTATGGCGCCCCTAGTTTCTCCTATACTTCTTTTTTCTTGCTCAATTAACTCAATAACATCTGTCGTTATCCTTCTCTGCTCATCATAAAACGATTTAACCTGATACTGAAAACTTCTCAATGTTTCGGGAACTGTTTTTGATAAATCGGTTGTCATGTCTACGAGTTGCGAAATCATCGAGGAAATCTCTTTAAGTTTTTCTTCAAAGCTAGCCATCCAGGCCTCTTTTTCTTCTTTCCTCCTGAATATCGACATCTTTACACTCTCATATTATTATTTATCAATAATTACTATAGAAAGTAATTAAAGTGTTATGTTAAAAATAACTACTCTTGCTTATTTGAAAAATTCTTCTCTAAACTCGCTATTTTAAGCGACAAATCCGTAACTAAAAGCTTTAATTCTTTAACCTGCGCACTCGTATTTTCTTCTAATACAGTCATTCGAGTCGCCAAGTCCGTTGTTAACAACTTAATTTCCTTAAAATTAGCCGTTAACGATGACATATTAGCTTCCAAGGCATTGATACTATCTAGCATAACGTTCAACGAGTTTTTAACGTCAGCTCTAAAGGACGCCACATCCTCTATAATTTGCTTTTGAATTCTAATAGCGTTTTCTAACTCTCTTCTAAAGTTAATAATAAAAGAGTCTATTATTAAATGAGTCTCCCTATCCAGGTCTTTCAGAAATGTGTTAAGATTTTCCTTTAACTCGACTGAAAGCTTTTCTAGATTCTCTCTTTCCTTTTCTGCTAGCTCAACGTTTTTCTCAGAAAGTTCGGCTAGCTTTGATATTGTTTCTTCTAATTCTCCTATCCTATCATTCAATACATCTATTGAAATTTTTAACGCGGATACTCCTCCATAAAGATTTTTTATTGCTTCCCTGAGAACATTAACTGCCTCAAGCCCGTCTCCATACTCGTAAATCTCGGGCTCGTTTTCTCCCAAGCAATTCCCCCAATAAGTTAGTATTTTTTAAACTAATAAGAGTAATGTTTAATTGCAAGTTGCATATATTCAAAAGTCACAATTTTTAGAGTAAATTTTTTAAGAAAGTATACGCTATTTTTAAAGACCACTTTCAATGGTGTTCACATGGCTGCTCAAGAAACAGTTGTTGCGTATGTAATTCTCGTTGTAAGCGTGGGACAAGAATATCGAATTCTGGAAGAAATTAAAAAACTTAAGGAAGTTAAAGACGCGCACATTGTCTACGGCGAATACGACATAATAGCACAAGTCGAAGTAGATTCGATTAAAAAGCTCGAAAACGTCATAAGATCTATCAGAAATATTAAGGGAGTTCTTCGATCAATAACTTTGATATGTTCAGGATAAAATATCATACACAAATTTTTAAATTCTAAAATTATATTATTTTTGTACTGGGGGATGAAGAGGGCGTTGATATCTTATCAGTGATGAAAGATGGGCGGTATGACCCCTAAATTTCCAGAAGAAGAAAAGAAATATAGAGTATCACGGATAAAAGCATTGGAATAGGCAACGCTGGTAATGCCCCCTTCTTCTCCACAAGCTTAAACGTTATATATGCTCCTATGGATACTCCGAAAATAACTGCTAGAAAACGAATCATCGATATTTCAGGTTTGATAAGCGAAGCTGACGATATCATAGAGTAAAATATCACATCGCCTATACCCAGATAGAGCCCTTTAAAGGGAACCACCACTCCCTTTAACAAGCTGTCCCTACCACAAGTTTTTCTTTCATTACTAATTTTAGAGGATTTCTTCTCTAGCTCAATGAGATATTTTAACGGTCCTTTAAACACAGAGTATAGATCATAAACAGATAAAGCAATAGCTACAGCGAGAATAGTCCATATTGGTAGTAAAACTCCGAATAGAGAGCCGGCCGAGCTCCCATACAAGATCATCAATGCCGCTATTAAATACTCGTTCCGGCTCGTTGCAATGACATATACTGTAGCCAAGCTAGCGATAGCCGCTATCAGCAGGCTCAAATTTTCAGACAAAAGTATATCCTTACCATAATAAACGCTAAAGGCTATCATATAAATCTCTACTATGCCTAGAAACGAAATAGCTAGCGAAGATAGAAAAAGCAGCTTAATCAACCCAAGCTTTTTAAGCTTTAAAAGTATGAACAGAAGTAGACTTCCAAAGCCTACAAGAATTAGAAAGATTGTAGTATTATAGACAGCTGCTTCTAAGCTGCTAGATGTTGAAAAGGGGGTTTCGACGTCAACTAAAATCTTTGAACCTTCTAAAACTAGAGCAAAAAACCCGGATAGGAAAGTTGCTACAATTACTGGAGTTATATGTAATGCTCTAATCTTTTTCCTTTCACTCATAGATATCTTGTTGATTATGACAAATTTATTGGTTAATCAATTTTTCTATTGTTATGCTTAGCTTCTTTTCAATACCAGGAAATGCCCCGATAAATCTTTCATATTCCTTTCCATTTACAAACACTATAACAGTTGGTATGCTCAATATTCCATGCTCAACCGCCAGTTCATGGTTTTCATCCACGTTGACTTTCAAAAAGACAGCGCTGCCGGAGTATCTGCGTGCAAGCCTTTCTATGATCGGTGATACTATTCTGCATGGGATGCACCACTCGGCCCAGAAATCCGCGACGACAATCCTATAGCTTGTCAGATAGTTCCTGAATTCTTTTGAATTTACTTCTAAAACTCCAATGGGCATAGATCTTCTCCTAGATTCTATTGCAGCCTTTTTCTGTATTTCTATCATTTTCTTTCTTATAAGGAAATCGATTTCCTCGTCATTTTTCATACACCTATGTAACTGTCTACTTTAAAATAAGTCTTCTTGAAAAATTTTCGATATATTCAGAAAAATATATACTGACTATGTTATTATCTTAACGCATTAAACCATTTATAACGCGAAACATGGAGATCATGGATGAAGGGAGAATATAAAGCTATAATTTCCATGCTTATATGGGGCAGTGTCGGGATATTTGCGAGATTCTCTGAGTTAGACGGCTTAAGTTTAGCTTTTTACCGCGTATTGTTCAGCAGCGTATTTTTCCTAGTTTTCTATTTAATTAAGGATAGAGAAAGACTCTTGTACTCGTTTAACGAAGCTATAGATAAGATAAAGCACATCTCTTTAATTGGCATAGCATTGGGATTCAATTGGGTGTTTTTCTTTTATGCAGTTA contains:
- a CDS encoding Lrp/AsnC ligand binding domain-containing protein, whose translation is MAAQETVVAYVILVVSVGQEYRILEEIKKLKEVKDAHIVYGEYDIIAQVEVDSIKKLENVIRSIRNIKGVLRSITLICSG
- a CDS encoding carboxypeptidase regulatory-like domain-containing protein — protein: MRTKVFIIALTLLFSTMLLPISYNAQTEDVLYAEVHLLDRLNNMETSYVKISGNRALLSIKNTNYRVAEVVLDPRLGLRIKDILFNGKILPHNSTLLKAGIYEVTLFVEDIGYGDYEIIFENYISIPSAYVLFIPDNYTKIEGNKVMVKSQDKWQPYAVFAYVLTTLNGVEPEIVTDSFYSLISERIVEYETPLGTSKGKELIYYVQDNSFIVRGGIISLACKPIYVYEIFPQVYGNYIEYTEIDDLDGINGTYYLLVFKPEYFQLIGVIGVSDATLPYNLSSNTQLVYKIINKENVVVKYELKKVKMLFSCKTSCPSSLKGLVKAGEKVREYEITGSILSLKPSLNTPVTVTIYFENNKVKDFRIFSFHDYMMLELPLSLVTVYVTDIENKPLKSGTLIIYSLSTAEKVEYPIETGEISLGFLPEGDYLARVIVDDFEVGREMFNPTDVNELRIACKVADLKIHVKDLNMQAIKDAIVVLEDSKKYQQVTNKDGLAFFSQLPLKKYNIKVFYENREVYDGILDFSSQTEAKIVVEAKTLIIKLLNSLGNPIPNVEVTLELQGDGWSKTVLTDEKGRAVFSFVPLGKYVIKYNIGINYRCEKEIVLSKEQPDLITIENDVIFTIFDYAVNANILVIFIFLVLTIAVSIKFLKKGGEIEISRE
- the trxA gene encoding thioredoxin, which translates into the protein MKNDEEIDFLIRKKMIEIQKKAAIESRRRSMPIGVLEVNSKEFRNYLTSYRIVVADFWAEWCIPCRIVSPIIERLARRYSGSAVFLKVNVDENHELAVEHGILSIPTVIVFVNGKEYERFIGAFPGIEKKLSITIEKLINQ